The Oenanthe melanoleuca isolate GR-GAL-2019-014 chromosome 1A, OMel1.0, whole genome shotgun sequence genome contains a region encoding:
- the LOC130266541 gene encoding prolactin-like produces the protein MAVAPARAEGRAGAVAALALLWLLLCAPGDGGCHPLTVADLFDRVIRHSGRIHSLSTALYAELEKHFPPRDNELGRPARKCHTSGMLTPNGKEYAQKIPREELTHLILKLLQAWKEPLSHFNQHIEHHQELPDDSLSKAKQISNMVHELKTGVEKVTEKMQSMGIISNSLNGMASSEGTGLSISNEANTMSDSDFIHCFRRDSNKVQSYLKILKCRIMPENSC, from the exons ATGGCCGTGGCTCCCGCCCGGGCGGAGGGGCgagcag GCGCGGTTGCGGCGCTGgcgctgctgtggctgctgctttgcGCTCCGGGTGACGGCGGCTGTCACCCCCTGACCGTGGCTGACCTCTTCGACCGGGTGATCCGGCACTCGGGCAGAATCCACAGCCTCTCCACGGCGCTCTACGCCGAGCTG GAAAAACACTTTCCTCCCCGTGACAACGAGCTGGGAAGGCCCGCTCGGAAGTGCCACACGTCGGGGATGCTGACTCCCAATGGCAAAGAATATGCCCAAAAAATCCCG AGAGAAGAACTAACTCACCTGATACTGAAACTTTTGCAAGCCTGGAAAGAACCACTTTCCCACTTTAACCAGCATATTGAGCACCATCAAGAGCTACCTGATGACAGCCTTAGCAAAGCTAAGCAAATCAGCAATATGGTACATGAGCTGAAGACCGGAGTCGAGAAAGTAACAGAAAAG ATGCAGTCAATGGGGATAATCAGCAATTCATTAAATGGAATGGCATCATCTGAAGGCACTGGTTTATCAATTAGTAATGAAGCAAACACGATGAGTGACTCTGACTTCATTCACTGTTTTAGGAGAGATTCCAATAAAGTACAAAGCTACTTAAAAATTCTCAAATGTAGGATTATGCCAGAAAATAGTTGCTAA